One window of Quercus robur chromosome 12, dhQueRobu3.1, whole genome shotgun sequence genomic DNA carries:
- the LOC126708050 gene encoding carboxylesterase 1-like produces the protein MSSQTAPSNPTVDPYQHLQIALNPDGTITRLQEVPNTPTTPDPSHPTPVLSKDIPINQLNNTWVRIFLPREALDHNSSTKLPLIVYFHGGGFILYSAASSISHDHCANMAIDLHVIIVSVEYHLAPEHRLPAAYDDAMEALHWIKTTPDDWLRDYADLSSMLSRKNNGLLYLRKIKK, from the coding sequence ATGTCAAGTCAAACTGCTCCCTCAAATCCCACCGTTGATCCCTACCAACACCTCCAAATCGCCCTCAATCCCGACGGCACGATCACACGCCTCCAAGAAGTCCCGAACACTCCAACCACACCTGATCCTAGCCACCCCACTCCAGTTCTCTCCAAAGACATCCCTATAAACCAATTAAACAACACCTGGGTCAGAATATTCCTACCCAGAGAAGCACTTGATCATAACTCCTCCACTAAATTGCCTCTCATAGTTTACTTCCATGGAGGAGGGTTCATCCTTTACAGTGCAGCCTCATCAATTTCCCATGATCATTGTGCCAACATGGCAATTGACCTCCACGTCATCATCGTATCCGTGGAGTACCACCTCGCCCCAGAGCACCGGCTGCCGGCGGCTTATGATGATGCTATGGAAGCATTACACTGGATCAAAACCACCCCAGATGATTGGCTAAGAGATTATGCTGATTTATCTAGTATGCTGTCTAGAAAAAATAATGGTCTGCTTTAtcttagaaaaatcaaaaagtaa